From the Accumulibacter sp. genome, one window contains:
- the pgsA gene encoding CDP-diacylglycerol--glycerol-3-phosphate 3-phosphatidyltransferase, translated as MPINIPILLTWLRIILIPLLIAVYYLPESWLRATHQDLAATLIFIVAAATDWLDGHLARRWHQTSAFGAFLDPVADKLMVAATLIVLVQLGRLDAILAAIIIGREITISALREWMARIGAHRSVAVSMIGKIKTTAQMVAIPMLLYYRPLFGFSAFELGTWLIYIAAVLTLWSMGYYMRMAWPHLIEEDRRR; from the coding sequence ATGCCAATCAACATACCGATCCTGCTGACCTGGCTGCGGATCATCCTGATCCCGCTGCTGATCGCCGTGTACTACCTGCCGGAATCGTGGCTGCGCGCCACTCATCAGGATCTGGCGGCGACGCTGATCTTCATCGTCGCCGCCGCCACCGACTGGCTCGACGGTCATCTCGCGCGGCGCTGGCACCAGACCTCGGCCTTTGGCGCCTTCCTCGATCCGGTGGCCGACAAGCTGATGGTCGCGGCCACCCTCATCGTCCTCGTCCAGCTCGGTCGCCTCGATGCCATCCTGGCGGCAATCATCATCGGCCGCGAGATCACCATCTCGGCACTGCGCGAATGGATGGCGCGCATCGGCGCACACCGCAGCGTCGCCGTGTCGATGATCGGCAAGATCAAGACGACGGCGCAGATGGTCGCCATTCCGATGCTCCTGTACTACCGGCCGCTGTTCGGCTTCAGCGCCTTCGAACTCGGCACCTGGCTGATCTACATCGCAGCCGTGCTGACCTTGTGGTCGATGGGCTATTACATGCGGATGGCCTGGCCGCACCTGATCGAGGAGGATCGGCGGCGCTAG
- a CDS encoding ABC transporter substrate-binding protein: MSLYDTLGVSPTASADDIKKAYRRQAMRWHPDRNPENRAEAERRFKEIAHAYSVLSDPIKRKNYDEAVIGAGSAFQDGSADFSDDKAFATFLAAMLDLAFEVALRGGDQITIYRALIAGGCPENIAQTVAARAHAMANRQSTKNSQRSASERSSEPPGTVPPKRQNERSRGGRKPPDTMPWARFLARGIDLAVVAVLAITAEIAAAVTLPIWEMGAVPSALLSTLVFGIALLGYEAVALSLFGTTIGKVTFGLRISAADGGLLERGSAFRRSFWVWVSGNACYLFFPAATLFFWWRGYKDLTTTGSTPWDNKAGSMVTQVGIGSFRFLLGTSLSVLLLLGILVISNLNKQALKQELRSELLSDHEVFGKASLSRPASGYHMSAEDFLRDAPRTAPTAKPVLVVKIGHVAPLTGPMAHLGKDNENGARLAIEDANAKRIEIDGHVVRFELLGEDDHADPKTGIVAAQKLVDAKVAGIVGHLNSGTTIPASAIYNQTGLPQISPSATNPKYTQQGFNTAFRVMANDIHQGSVIGAYAAKTMGGRKITIIDDRTAYGQGLADVAALAAMATGAASVAREFTNDKATDFSAILSKLKANNPDVIVFAGMDSIAGPMLKQMSGVGIRAKFITGDGGCSPELIKLAGPASEGVICTQAGLPVDKLPNGQKFVEEFTKKYGQIQIYSPYSYDAVMVLVDAMKRANSADPVKYLPEVGKTAYDGVTGKIEFDEKGDIKNGAITVFEINDGKLVARDAIYDPRAYGAVGRAVDRKDPVALTEARMENAIRINDKLRAESYPNQVSTIAQWIQSGKVQTSQLNPIRFRDIQIAKQYLQRQRIREAPATVTNYLRDRETWWMDNAGFHIYVTNLTNEVMMGIAYELDGGGDCSTQRQGPFVYYLVQFNPPLQPTESQVVNIPKQDDIIKQVPRGKFICGTLVSVW; encoded by the coding sequence ATGAGCCTTTACGACACTCTTGGCGTCAGCCCGACGGCATCAGCAGACGACATCAAGAAGGCATATCGCCGGCAAGCGATGCGGTGGCACCCGGACCGAAACCCCGAGAATCGGGCGGAAGCTGAGCGTCGGTTCAAGGAAATTGCTCATGCGTACAGCGTTCTTTCCGATCCTATCAAACGGAAGAATTACGACGAGGCGGTCATTGGCGCGGGTTCTGCTTTCCAAGATGGAAGCGCCGACTTCTCTGACGATAAAGCCTTCGCCACGTTCTTGGCGGCAATGCTCGACTTGGCTTTCGAGGTGGCATTACGCGGCGGCGATCAGATCACGATCTATCGGGCACTCATTGCAGGAGGTTGCCCGGAGAATATCGCACAGACCGTTGCGGCACGCGCACATGCAATGGCCAATCGACAGAGCACGAAAAACTCTCAGCGAAGCGCTTCAGAGCGTAGCAGCGAACCGCCCGGAACCGTGCCGCCAAAGCGGCAGAATGAGCGCTCACGCGGTGGAAGGAAGCCACCAGACACCATGCCATGGGCCAGGTTCTTGGCCAGAGGAATTGATCTTGCAGTGGTCGCCGTATTGGCTATCACGGCGGAAATTGCGGCGGCGGTGACGCTGCCAATCTGGGAAATGGGGGCAGTGCCATCGGCTTTACTGAGCACACTCGTCTTTGGGATCGCGTTGCTTGGATATGAAGCCGTTGCCCTCTCACTATTTGGCACCACTATAGGCAAGGTCACGTTTGGACTTCGCATCAGCGCCGCAGACGGCGGGCTCCTAGAACGGGGAAGCGCCTTCCGGCGATCCTTCTGGGTATGGGTCAGCGGCAATGCCTGTTATCTTTTCTTTCCCGCAGCAACCCTGTTTTTCTGGTGGCGAGGATACAAAGACCTCACAACAACGGGCAGCACACCGTGGGACAACAAGGCCGGATCGATGGTTACGCAAGTAGGGATAGGCTCGTTCAGGTTCCTACTTGGAACATCGTTGAGCGTCCTGCTGCTGCTCGGCATTCTGGTCATCAGTAACCTGAACAAGCAGGCTCTAAAGCAGGAGTTGAGGAGCGAGTTGCTTTCTGATCACGAGGTGTTTGGTAAGGCAAGTCTTTCTCGGCCGGCGAGCGGTTACCACATGTCCGCAGAAGACTTTCTTAGGGATGCCCCCCGAACTGCGCCAACCGCGAAGCCTGTGCTGGTGGTCAAGATTGGGCACGTTGCGCCACTGACAGGCCCGATGGCGCATCTCGGCAAGGACAACGAAAACGGTGCCCGTCTGGCTATCGAAGACGCCAACGCGAAAAGGATCGAGATTGACGGCCATGTCGTTAGGTTCGAGTTGCTTGGCGAGGATGATCACGCGGACCCGAAAACCGGTATCGTTGCTGCGCAGAAATTAGTCGACGCGAAGGTCGCCGGCATCGTCGGTCACCTGAACTCGGGTACGACCATTCCCGCCTCGGCGATCTACAACCAGACCGGCCTGCCGCAGATTTCGCCTTCGGCAACCAATCCGAAATACACTCAGCAGGGCTTCAATACCGCCTTCCGGGTGATGGCCAACGACATCCACCAGGGTTCAGTGATCGGCGCCTACGCCGCCAAAACTATGGGCGGGAGAAAGATCACAATTATCGATGATCGCACGGCCTATGGTCAGGGTCTGGCAGACGTGGCCGCTTTAGCTGCCATGGCCACCGGTGCTGCAAGTGTTGCCCGTGAGTTCACCAACGACAAGGCTACCGACTTCAGTGCGATTCTGAGCAAGCTCAAGGCCAACAATCCCGACGTAATCGTCTTCGCCGGAATGGACTCGATCGCAGGACCAATGCTGAAGCAGATGAGTGGGGTGGGCATACGCGCCAAGTTCATCACCGGTGACGGCGGCTGCTCGCCCGAGCTGATCAAGCTTGCCGGGCCGGCATCTGAAGGCGTCATCTGCACGCAAGCCGGTCTGCCGGTCGACAAGCTGCCGAACGGCCAGAAGTTCGTCGAGGAGTTCACCAAGAAGTACGGCCAGATCCAGATCTATTCGCCGTACAGCTATGATGCGGTGATGGTGCTGGTCGATGCGATGAAGCGGGCGAATTCGGCCGATCCGGTCAAGTACCTGCCGGAAGTCGGCAAGACCGCCTACGACGGTGTTACCGGCAAGATCGAGTTCGACGAGAAGGGCGATATCAAGAACGGTGCGATTACCGTTTTCGAGATCAACGATGGCAAGCTGGTAGCGCGCGATGCAATCTACGACCCTAGAGCATACGGTGCCGTCGGTAGAGCCGTGGACAGAAAGGACCCTGTGGCGCTGACTGAAGCTCGTATGGAAAATGCGATCCGCATCAATGACAAGTTGCGCGCAGAATCCTACCCAAATCAGGTCTCAACTATTGCGCAGTGGATTCAGAGCGGAAAAGTACAGACAAGCCAGCTAAATCCTATTCGGTTCCGCGATATTCAAATCGCCAAACAGTATTTGCAGAGACAACGAATTCGCGAAGCACCGGCCACAGTAACAAACTACCTTAGGGACCGCGAAACATGGTGGATGGATAATGCTGGTTTTCACATTTATGTGACTAATCTCACCAACGAAGTCATGATGGGCATCGCTTACGAATTGGATGGCGGCGGAGACTGCAGCACACAACGACAAGGGCCATTTGTCTATTATTTAGTTCAATTCAATCCGCCGCTACAGCCTACTGAGTCACAAGTCGTCAACATACCAAAGCAAGACGATATCATCAAACAGGTTCCTCGCGGTAAGTTTATTTGTGGGACATTGGTGAGTGTCTGGTAG
- a CDS encoding IS3 family transposase (programmed frameshift), with translation MTRRTRRNHTPAFKAQVALAALKSDKTLTELAQQYDIHPNQITDWKRQLTERAVQVFGDTSGPASSDPDLTKLHAKIGQLTLEKGFFRTCAHQGGLAERKKMIDRKHKLPVAHQCSLLGVARSSAYYTPREVSAEDLALMRRIDELHLEHPFAGARMLRDLLRPEGFRAGRRHIGTLMARMGIEALYRKPNTSRRRRGDEIHPYLLRDLAVERPNQVWAADITYIPMRRGFLYLFAVIDWYSRRVLAWRLSNTLTTDFCLDAVREAIHRHGCPEIFNTDQGCQFTSGEFTGMLKAHGIRISMDGKGSWRDNVFVERLWKTLKYEEVYLKAYDSVADARANLTTYVRFYNERRPHRALDGKTPDTAYFAALASAIRAAA, from the exons ATGACGAGAAGGACGAGGCGGAACCACACGCCGGCATTCAAGGCGCAGGTGGCGCTGGCGGCGCTGAAGAGCGACAAGACGCTGACCGAACTGGCGCAGCAGTACGACATTCACCCGAACCAGATCACGGACTGGAAGCGGCAGCTGACGGAGCGTGCGGTCCAGGTTTTTGGGGATACCAGCGGTCCTGCGAGCAGCGATCCGGACTTGACGAAACTGCACGCCAAGATCGGACAGCTGACGCTGGAGAAGG GATTTTTTAGAACATGCGCTCACCAAGGCGGGCTTGCTGAGCGCAAGAAGATGATTGACCGCAAGCACAAGCTCCCTGTCGCGCATCAGTGCTCCCTCCTCGGGGTGGCCCGTTCGAGCGCGTACTACACGCCCCGCGAGGTCTCGGCGGAGGATCTGGCGCTGATGCGCCGGATCGACGAGTTGCATCTGGAGCACCCCTTCGCCGGCGCCCGCATGTTGCGCGATCTGCTGCGCCCCGAGGGCTTCCGGGCCGGCCGCCGACACATCGGCACCCTGATGGCGCGCATGGGCATCGAGGCCTTGTATCGGAAGCCCAACACCTCTCGTCGGCGGCGCGGCGACGAAATTCATCCGTATCTCCTGCGCGATCTTGCCGTCGAGCGGCCCAACCAGGTGTGGGCGGCGGACATCACCTACATTCCGATGCGCCGGGGCTTCCTCTACCTGTTCGCCGTGATCGACTGGTACTCGCGGCGGGTGCTCGCCTGGCGGCTGTCGAACACCTTGACGACCGACTTCTGTCTGGACGCGGTCCGGGAAGCCATCCACCGGCACGGCTGCCCGGAGATCTTCAACACCGATCAGGGTTGCCAGTTCACCAGCGGCGAATTCACCGGGATGCTCAAGGCGCACGGCATCCGGATCAGCATGGACGGCAAGGGGTCCTGGCGGGACAACGTTTTTGTCGAGCGCCTGTGGAAGACGCTCAAGTACGAGGAAGTGTATCTCAAGGCCTATGACAGCGTCGCCGATGCAAGAGCCAACCTGACCACGTACGTCCGCTTCTACAACGAGCGCCGACCGCATCGCGCCCTGGACGGCAAGACGCCGGACACCGCCTACTTCGCTGCCCTCGCGTCGGCCATCCGAGCCGCGGCGTAA
- a CDS encoding YfjI family protein, with the protein MDKGVERGQSFLDSAAETMRGSTASARAPSRGGVHQTDGENAPAGDSVPAPIPLPKLPAVPKIDLAILPNELRPLVEDAADRARFSPDLAAVAGMVALGSVLGRKIGIRLKRYDDWTEHANIWGGAVGPPSALKSPAMRAAMTAFKKLQVSADIAHADASQVYEAAMAAAKLRHDAKKKRAVKELADNPDAEIDLGDQGAGKAPVPRCYWTSNVNEASLGVLLAENPNGLLIERDELSSLLVKLEDESAADLRGMMLSGWSGQEGYRFDRIMRGTTTLPKFALSVMGGIQPGPLARYVRSAYSGERADGLLQRFQLIVWPDPEPFNYVDRYPSKKAREAADTLFERADTFDPVAMGQSDRFGNDPPFVRLSDPAQELFVEWYSNFMQQRRSAEATGAESGPIGAHFGKYPGLVGKLALALHVADDPGGTAVSERTLCKALAWIEYLTPHAQRIYHAQSHPETGAAELLLVRLRAGKLPATFKAWEISRLGWHGLRGGPACLDSKGSSISGALPVPVG; encoded by the coding sequence ATGGATAAGGGCGTCGAACGCGGTCAATCGTTTCTCGACAGCGCGGCAGAAACCATGCGAGGCTCGACAGCGAGCGCAAGAGCACCGTCAAGGGGCGGCGTGCATCAAACCGACGGTGAGAACGCGCCAGCGGGCGATTCTGTACCTGCGCCGATACCCCTGCCGAAGCTCCCCGCTGTTCCCAAAATCGACCTGGCAATCCTGCCGAACGAACTGCGGCCGCTAGTCGAAGATGCTGCCGATCGAGCGAGGTTTAGTCCTGACCTTGCGGCGGTGGCCGGCATGGTGGCGCTCGGGAGCGTGCTCGGCCGGAAGATCGGCATCCGGCTGAAGCGGTACGATGACTGGACCGAGCACGCGAACATCTGGGGTGGCGCGGTCGGGCCGCCGTCAGCCTTGAAATCACCCGCCATGCGCGCGGCGATGACTGCCTTCAAAAAGTTGCAGGTATCCGCGGATATCGCGCATGCGGACGCTTCGCAAGTTTACGAAGCCGCGATGGCTGCCGCCAAGTTGCGCCACGATGCCAAGAAGAAGCGGGCGGTAAAGGAGCTTGCTGATAACCCAGACGCCGAAATCGACCTGGGCGACCAAGGCGCGGGCAAAGCGCCTGTTCCCCGCTGCTACTGGACCAGCAACGTCAATGAGGCATCGCTGGGCGTCCTGCTGGCAGAGAATCCGAATGGCCTGCTGATCGAGCGTGACGAGTTGTCGTCCTTGCTGGTGAAGCTGGAAGATGAGAGCGCGGCCGATCTGCGCGGCATGATGCTGTCTGGCTGGAGCGGGCAAGAGGGATACCGCTTCGATCGGATCATGCGCGGGACGACGACGCTTCCAAAGTTCGCGCTGTCCGTCATGGGCGGCATCCAACCCGGACCCCTGGCGCGGTACGTCCGAAGCGCCTATTCCGGCGAACGCGCCGACGGCCTGCTGCAACGGTTTCAGTTGATCGTCTGGCCGGACCCGGAACCATTCAATTACGTCGACCGATACCCCTCGAAAAAGGCGCGCGAAGCTGCGGATACCTTGTTCGAGCGGGCAGACACTTTTGACCCGGTGGCGATGGGACAGAGCGATCGCTTCGGCAACGATCCCCCATTCGTGCGCCTGTCAGATCCGGCGCAGGAACTGTTCGTCGAGTGGTACAGCAATTTCATGCAGCAACGGCGATCCGCCGAGGCGACGGGCGCGGAGTCCGGACCGATCGGCGCGCACTTCGGGAAATACCCCGGCTTGGTTGGCAAGCTGGCGTTGGCTCTGCATGTTGCCGACGACCCCGGCGGGACGGCGGTTTCAGAGCGGACGCTGTGCAAGGCTTTGGCGTGGATCGAGTACCTGACGCCGCATGCCCAGCGTATCTATCACGCGCAGTCACACCCCGAAACCGGCGCGGCCGAGTTGCTGCTGGTCCGACTGCGGGCCGGGAAGTTGCCGGCAACCTTCAAAGCATGGGAGATTTCCCGCTTGGGGTGGCACGGCCTGAGAGGTGGCCCCGCTTGTTTGGACAGCAAAGGCTCTTCGATAAGTGGAGCCCTGCCAGTTCCGGTCGGCTGA
- a CDS encoding DNA primase: MSIVDNLLQHLDKVKCTGPGTWSARCPAHEDRGPSLTIAEKDDGRILLHCFAGCDVHDVLAAVDLDISDLFPPRAIDLRVKPERRPFPAADVLRAIGFEALFVAAAAVALLDGKPFSQHDRERLIRAASRIQAAMAAAGVSHG, encoded by the coding sequence ATGAGCATCGTCGACAACCTCCTTCAGCATCTCGACAAGGTAAAGTGCACCGGGCCGGGAACATGGTCTGCGCGCTGCCCTGCTCATGAAGACCGCGGGCCAAGTCTAACGATTGCCGAAAAAGATGACGGGCGAATCCTCCTGCATTGTTTTGCCGGATGCGATGTGCACGACGTTCTGGCCGCCGTGGATCTGGATATTTCTGATCTGTTCCCTCCTCGTGCCATCGATCTCCGGGTCAAGCCCGAGCGCCGACCGTTTCCGGCTGCTGACGTGCTGCGTGCCATTGGCTTTGAGGCGCTTTTCGTCGCGGCGGCTGCGGTGGCACTGCTCGACGGCAAGCCCTTCAGCCAACATGACCGCGAGCGGCTGATCCGGGCTGCAAGTCGAATCCAGGCGGCAATGGCCGCAGCGGGCGTGTCCCATGGATAA
- a CDS encoding helix-turn-helix domain-containing protein, which yields MTIQQVIGKTRELVDEKTAAKILNVSPGTLSVWRSTGRYNLPFTKCGRLVRYDKAVLDAWLDSRTRQTGATA from the coding sequence ATGACCATTCAGCAAGTCATCGGCAAGACCCGCGAGCTTGTCGACGAGAAGACTGCGGCGAAAATCCTCAACGTGTCGCCTGGCACACTCTCCGTTTGGCGGAGTACGGGCAGGTACAACCTGCCATTCACCAAGTGCGGTCGATTGGTTCGATACGACAAGGCCGTTCTCGACGCATGGCTTGACTCCCGCACCCGCCAAACCGGCGCAACGGCGTAG
- a CDS encoding type II toxin-antitoxin system MqsA family antitoxin, which produces MRCAICRHGETRPGAVTVPLERHGLTIVFREVPALVCENCGDAFHDEGVTASLLKQAEQAAAAGVEIAVRRFAVAA; this is translated from the coding sequence ATGAGATGCGCCATCTGCCGACACGGCGAAACCCGACCCGGTGCCGTGACTGTTCCACTTGAACGCCACGGCCTGACAATTGTTTTCCGGGAAGTTCCGGCGCTGGTGTGTGAGAACTGCGGCGACGCCTTTCATGATGAAGGCGTGACCGCTTCCTTGCTGAAACAAGCGGAACAAGCAGCGGCGGCGGGCGTGGAAATCGCCGTGCGGCGATTTGCGGTGGCCGCATGA
- a CDS encoding DUF2442 domain-containing protein produces the protein MILHTTEVTPLSGYRLFLRFNNGESGEVDLSHELDGEVFEPLRDPVLFATASQHPVMRTVAWASGADIAPEFLLDLMHAQQGDRAA, from the coding sequence ATGATCCTGCACACCACGGAAGTAACCCCGTTGTCGGGCTATCGCCTGTTCCTGCGCTTCAACAACGGAGAGTCCGGCGAAGTGGATCTGTCCCACGAACTTGACGGTGAAGTCTTCGAACCGCTACGCGACCCGGTGCTGTTCGCTACGGCCAGCCAGCACCCGGTCATGCGCACGGTGGCATGGGCAAGCGGCGCGGACATCGCCCCGGAATTCCTGCTCGATCTGATGCACGCGCAGCAAGGAGATCGGGCTGCGTGA
- a CDS encoding DUF4160 domain-containing protein, with translation MPEISRFFGIVIYMNWREHPPMHFHAVYGEHEALMTLDGKLYAGSLPGRALSMVREWLALHRKEIEADWELAMLRKPLNPIDPLE, from the coding sequence ATGCCTGAAATCTCCCGCTTCTTCGGCATCGTCATTTACATGAACTGGCGGGAGCATCCGCCGATGCATTTTCACGCGGTCTATGGCGAGCATGAAGCCCTGATGACGCTGGATGGCAAGCTATACGCCGGTTCGCTGCCGGGCCGGGCGCTGTCGATGGTGCGCGAATGGCTGGCGCTGCACCGGAAAGAGATTGAAGCCGACTGGGAGCTTGCCATGCTGCGCAAGCCGCTGAATCCCATTGATCCCTTGGAGTAA
- a CDS encoding tyrosine-type recombinase/integrase, whose translation MTSIRFGKVAIQGLELPPLGRRLTIYDTKVPKLALRVTHAGTKTFYVVKRAGASMAWVKLGTFPEMTVEKAQAEAQRILGEFASGANPAELKRALKAEPTLTEFFVEFGARHGMKKLSWRDDQQRYRDYLQKPLGDRKLSAITRAMVARILSDAEISGKAAATVRQIRALASNMFAKAVEWGYLEANPATGIKVNGRIVTRDRFLQPDELPRFFAALADEPSAAMRDFILLALLTGARRANLCAMHWREIDLAAGNWRLPVTKNGTPQTVTLCAEAVEILKSRQDATAGGFLFPSRSASGHFNGARDGLLRVLNRAGIPYGRNEPNGVTLHDLRRTLGSWQARTGASLAIIGKSLNHKSQQATAIYARLDLDPVRQSVNTATSAMLEAGGMKAGGDVVKLPKRGAA comes from the coding sequence ATGACCAGTATCAGATTCGGCAAGGTGGCCATTCAGGGGCTTGAGCTTCCGCCTTTGGGCAGGCGGCTGACGATCTACGATACCAAGGTGCCGAAGCTTGCCCTGCGCGTGACGCATGCGGGCACCAAGACCTTCTACGTGGTGAAGCGGGCCGGTGCGTCAATGGCCTGGGTGAAGCTCGGCACATTCCCTGAAATGACGGTGGAGAAGGCGCAAGCTGAAGCGCAGCGAATCCTTGGGGAGTTTGCGAGCGGCGCGAACCCTGCCGAACTGAAGCGCGCACTCAAGGCCGAGCCGACGCTGACCGAATTCTTCGTCGAGTTTGGCGCCCGGCATGGTATGAAAAAGCTGTCCTGGCGCGACGATCAGCAGCGGTATCGGGACTACCTGCAAAAGCCCTTGGGCGACCGCAAGCTGTCGGCGATCACGAGGGCGATGGTTGCCCGGATTCTTTCGGATGCGGAAATTTCCGGCAAGGCTGCCGCGACCGTGCGCCAAATCCGTGCGCTGGCGTCAAACATGTTCGCAAAGGCCGTCGAATGGGGTTATCTGGAAGCGAACCCGGCAACGGGCATCAAAGTGAACGGCCGGATCGTGACCCGCGACCGCTTCCTGCAACCTGACGAACTGCCCCGATTTTTTGCAGCGCTGGCCGACGAGCCGAGTGCAGCCATGCGCGACTTCATTCTGTTGGCGTTGCTGACCGGCGCCCGTCGGGCGAACCTCTGCGCGATGCACTGGCGCGAAATTGATCTGGCGGCGGGGAACTGGCGGCTGCCGGTGACGAAGAACGGCACTCCGCAAACCGTGACGCTCTGCGCGGAAGCGGTAGAGATTCTGAAGTCGCGCCAAGATGCGACCGCTGGAGGTTTCCTGTTCCCCAGCAGAAGCGCAAGCGGTCACTTCAATGGCGCCAGGGATGGACTGCTGCGCGTGCTGAACAGGGCCGGAATCCCCTACGGCCGCAACGAGCCGAACGGGGTCACGCTGCATGACCTGCGGCGCACCTTGGGGAGTTGGCAGGCTCGGACGGGCGCATCACTGGCGATCATCGGCAAGAGCCTGAACCACAAGAGCCAGCAAGCAACCGCGATCTACGCGCGACTCGATCTTGATCCGGTGCGCCAGTCCGTGAACACCGCGACCAGTGCCATGCTGGAAGCTGGCGGCATGAAGGCCGGCGGCGACGTGGTAAAGCTACCAAAACGTGGCGCGGCGTAG
- a CDS encoding DUF4351 domain-containing protein, which produces MGKGLRGFVDDALARTGPLAVEKSGDFPTARPFAHKLHRALFGSDKIPEGQNQPHHRSADRNWQGSTYRRAFAVQTSGATSVGLLYQDLIRRGEVLADGRLPPILPIVLYNGSQRWSAVTDVCELIPPVPGLVEQFKPRMKHLLIDENAYSEQELASLRNLVAAVFRIEHPASPQAIGGLLSLLSEWLADRPDLRRMFALWIRATLMRRAEYRIVLPRVDDLQELNVMLAERLEEWAHAYKAEGKAEGEALALQKLLRRRFGSIPAEVLQEISGASVEQIDIWLDQVLDAGTLEDLFGPSRP; this is translated from the coding sequence ATGGGGAAGGGGCTCCGTGGATTTGTGGACGATGCGCTAGCGCGCACCGGGCCGCTTGCCGTGGAAAAGTCTGGCGACTTTCCCACCGCACGTCCCTTCGCCCACAAGCTCCACCGAGCTCTATTCGGTTCGGATAAAATCCCAGAAGGTCAAAACCAACCGCATCACCGGTCAGCCGACCGGAACTGGCAAGGCTCCACTTATCGAAGAGCCTTTGCTGTCCAAACAAGCGGGGCCACCTCTGTCGGGCTGCTCTATCAGGACCTGATCCGGCGGGGAGAAGTGCTTGCCGATGGTCGCCTGCCGCCGATCTTGCCGATCGTGCTGTACAACGGCAGCCAGCGCTGGTCGGCCGTGACCGATGTCTGCGAACTGATCCCACCGGTTCCGGGGCTGGTTGAGCAATTCAAACCGCGGATGAAGCACCTGCTGATCGACGAGAACGCGTACAGCGAGCAGGAACTCGCATCGCTGCGCAACCTCGTCGCAGCGGTATTCCGAATCGAACATCCGGCATCGCCGCAGGCGATCGGCGGCCTTCTCAGCCTGCTGTCCGAGTGGCTGGCAGACCGGCCGGACCTGCGTCGGATGTTTGCCCTCTGGATTCGCGCGACGTTGATGCGCAGGGCGGAATACCGTATCGTCTTGCCTCGGGTCGATGATCTACAGGAGCTGAACGTCATGTTGGCCGAACGACTGGAAGAATGGGCGCATGCCTATAAGGCCGAGGGCAAGGCCGAGGGTGAGGCACTGGCGCTGCAGAAACTGTTGCGAAGGCGCTTCGGTTCGATCCCCGCGGAGGTTCTGCAGGAGATCTCAGGCGCCTCCGTCGAGCAGATCGACATCTGGCTCGATCAGGTCCTTGATGCAGGCACCCTGGAGGACCTGTTCGGACCGAGCAGGCCGTAG
- a CDS encoding nucleotidyltransferase domain-containing protein, translated as MVDTIVREVNPDTVILFGSRARGDARPGSDVDLLIVEPEPFTPRRSRRQETARLYLALRKLAIAKDLLLYSRDEFEQLKESPHHIVGRAQREGKVLHARAGSRAGLAARGAQGFRCLAWHA; from the coding sequence ATGGTCGATACGATCGTTCGTGAAGTCAATCCCGACACCGTGATCCTCTTTGGTTCGCGAGCACGCGGTGACGCCCGGCCGGGTTCCGACGTCGATCTTCTGATCGTCGAGCCTGAGCCCTTCACCCCACGGCGCAGTCGCCGCCAGGAAACTGCGCGCCTGTACCTGGCCCTGCGCAAGCTGGCGATCGCCAAGGACCTGTTGCTCTATAGCCGCGATGAATTCGAGCAACTCAAGGAGTCGCCGCACCATATCGTTGGCCGCGCCCAGCGCGAAGGAAAGGTTCTGCATGCGCGCGCCGGATCACGCGCAGGACTTGCTGCTCGTGGCGCGCAAGGATTTCGATGCCTTGCGTGGCATGCTTGA
- a CDS encoding HEPN domain-containing protein, with the protein MRAPDHAQDLLLVARKDFDALRGMLDNPLFADEIFGFHAQQAIEKALTAWLAARSVSFPLTHDLSRLLGLLEENGNDVSAFWPLVQYTLFAVQARYEAGLMEAEAPIDRSAVIEEVQQLLGTVARLIGVSVGGTRERDRR; encoded by the coding sequence ATGCGCGCGCCGGATCACGCGCAGGACTTGCTGCTCGTGGCGCGCAAGGATTTCGATGCCTTGCGTGGCATGCTTGACAATCCGCTGTTCGCCGACGAGATTTTCGGTTTTCACGCTCAGCAGGCCATCGAGAAGGCACTCACGGCATGGCTTGCTGCGCGCTCGGTGTCGTTCCCGCTGACGCACGATCTGTCGCGTTTGCTTGGTTTGCTGGAAGAGAACGGCAACGACGTCAGCGCGTTCTGGCCACTCGTTCAATACACGCTCTTCGCTGTGCAGGCCCGCTACGAAGCCGGCCTGATGGAGGCCGAGGCGCCGATCGACCGCAGTGCCGTGATCGAGGAGGTGCAGCAGTTGCTCGGCACCGTCGCTCGACTGATCGGGGTGAGCGTGGGCGGAACGCGCGAGCGGGACAGGCGGTGA